In Micromonospora sp. WMMA1363, a genomic segment contains:
- a CDS encoding transposase family protein: MRAEGRSVWLEADVSAADAGCPACESRSVRVHSRYQRVLADPAIGGRPTLLRVRVRRFFCDNTVCERQTFAEQVPELTTPYARRTPLLRGVLEKIALALGGRPGARMTRLLAVEVSRTTMLRLARALPVPDPGTIAVVGVDDFAFRKGNTYGTVIVDMHTGRPVDLLPGPPRRHVRRLAARTPGCSGDLS, translated from the coding sequence GTGCGTGCCGAGGGACGGTCGGTTTGGCTGGAAGCTGACGTTTCGGCTGCTGACGCAGGGTGCCCGGCCTGTGAGTCGAGGTCGGTGCGGGTGCACAGCCGCTACCAGCGTGTCCTGGCCGACCCGGCGATCGGTGGCCGGCCGACGCTGCTACGCGTACGTGTCCGCAGGTTCTTCTGCGACAACACCGTCTGTGAACGGCAGACCTTCGCCGAACAGGTGCCGGAGCTGACCACACCGTATGCTCGCCGCACTCCGCTGCTGCGCGGTGTCCTGGAGAAGATCGCCTTGGCGTTGGGTGGCCGGCCGGGCGCGCGGATGACCCGTCTGCTGGCCGTGGAGGTGTCCCGCACGACCATGTTGCGGCTGGCCCGGGCGCTGCCAGTGCCGGATCCCGGCACTATCGCGGTGGTCGGGGTCGACGATTTCGCGTTCCGTAAGGGCAACACCTACGGCACCGTCATCGTCGACATGCACACCGGTCGACCCGTCGACCTGCTGCCCGGACCGCCACGCCGACACGTTCGCCGACTGGCTGCGCGCACACCCGGGTGCTCAGGTGATTTGTCGTGA
- a CDS encoding transposase — MRAHPGAQVICRDRASGYAEGARLGAPDAIQVADRFHLLQNLTQAVDRVVRAHRACLKDRPEADAVAQPRPSTEGEPGRRAEVTRQRHAEIHALHTTGIGTTAISRALNLDGKTIRRYLRAATADELLTETVPRPRDLDEHTAYLVSRWGAGLHQRGPADHRTARTRLPRQRPHGAPTAADLARRHNQTDRRDRGRAETQASDRLDHPARRRSHRR; from the coding sequence CTGCGCGCACACCCGGGTGCTCAGGTGATTTGTCGTGATAGGGCCAGCGGCTATGCCGAGGGTGCCCGGCTCGGTGCGCCGGACGCGATCCAGGTCGCCGACCGTTTCCACCTGCTGCAGAACCTCACCCAGGCGGTCGACCGGGTCGTTCGTGCCCACCGTGCCTGCCTCAAGGACCGACCCGAGGCCGACGCCGTCGCGCAGCCGCGCCCGTCCACCGAGGGTGAGCCGGGCCGCCGGGCCGAGGTGACCCGGCAACGGCACGCCGAGATCCATGCCCTGCACACCACCGGCATCGGCACCACCGCGATCAGCCGCGCGTTGAACCTCGACGGCAAGACGATACGCCGCTACCTACGCGCGGCGACCGCGGACGAGCTGCTCACCGAGACCGTCCCACGACCCCGTGACCTCGACGAGCACACCGCCTACCTCGTCTCCCGGTGGGGAGCAGGGCTGCACCAACGCGGTCCGGCTGACCACCGAACTGCGCGAACGCGGCTACCGCGGCAGCGCCCGCACGGTGCGCCGACTGCTGCAGACCTGGCGCGACGGCACAATCAAACCGACCGCCGTGACCGCGGTCGCGCCGAAACCCAGGCAAGTGACCGGCTGGATCATCCGGCCCGCCGGCGATCGCACCGAAGATGA
- a CDS encoding transposase — MTGWIIRPAGDRTEDEQCGLTRILERCDSLRTVDRLVSDFAGMLRQRQGQHLDTWIAQAKESGVAQLAGFAAGLFKDYDAVRNGLTLPYSSGAVEGNVCRLKAIKRQMYGRANFDLLRLRVVLAE; from the coding sequence GTGACCGGCTGGATCATCCGGCCCGCCGGCGATCGCACCGAAGATGAGCAGTGCGGCCTGACCCGGATCCTTGAGCGGTGTGACAGCCTGCGCACCGTCGACCGGCTGGTCAGCGACTTCGCCGGGATGCTGCGCCAACGTCAGGGCCAGCACCTGGACACCTGGATCGCCCAGGCCAAGGAAAGCGGCGTCGCGCAGCTGGCCGGCTTCGCCGCCGGCCTGTTCAAGGACTACGACGCCGTCCGCAACGGCCTCACCCTGCCCTACAGCAGCGGCGCAGTAGAGGGCAACGTTTGTCGATTGAAAGCGATCAAAAGGCAGATGTACGGCCGTGCGAACTTCGACCTCCTCCGGCTCCGCGTCGTCCTCGCCGAATAG
- a CDS encoding DUF6194 family protein has protein sequence MAFDTELLSLVCARRPHLLAIGEPYHGEPAFPRLRNRILETLAGHGFRSIAIESDRAAGLAVDDYIQGHRDEVDLSTGISHGWGAHPATRELVDWLREHNEKLPPAERVTFHGFDAPTEITGAPSPGPLLRELCAYLGAATADLDRLVGEDDRWSAPEIMYDASRSPGRSPEAAALRGLAEDLRSQLYADAPRLIGDTSAEAWNRARVLATTAIGLLTYHAAMAEPGTQSQRIGHLLAARDALMAQNLLDILATERDRGPVLVWANNAHLQRHPSRWDTHWEGQDLAAQWNGAGSIVSPLLGDRYLYVAGSLGASGPVGLGQPEAGTYEEHLGPQTGIFAPPADSDLRARVTDLLGYSPLDAGTIETCDAILHIGSEPGAADAARIAGRPGVTETRIEPGSEMPPYTWGDRFFFAGEDRRMRPFATIVGHDVPGFDERSRLSEPGRYRLNIEVGRAEFRNLFGYGPEEFAAHSDKLDFAQTDQLMPHPAYAVQGWASLVNPGPATADAVERLLTQARARAADREHRRSR, from the coding sequence ATGGCTTTCGACACCGAGTTGCTGTCCCTTGTCTGCGCTCGCCGGCCGCACCTGCTCGCGATCGGTGAGCCCTACCACGGTGAGCCGGCATTCCCCCGCCTACGTAACCGGATCCTCGAAACACTCGCCGGGCACGGCTTCCGGTCGATCGCGATCGAGTCGGACCGGGCCGCCGGCCTCGCCGTCGACGACTACATCCAGGGCCACCGCGACGAGGTGGACCTGAGCACCGGCATCAGTCACGGCTGGGGTGCTCACCCGGCCACCCGCGAACTGGTCGACTGGCTACGCGAGCACAACGAGAAACTGCCACCCGCAGAGCGCGTCACCTTCCATGGCTTCGACGCCCCGACCGAGATCACCGGCGCGCCCAGCCCCGGCCCGCTGCTGCGTGAGCTGTGCGCCTACCTCGGCGCGGCGACCGCGGACCTGGACCGCCTGGTCGGCGAGGACGACCGCTGGAGCGCCCCGGAAATCATGTACGACGCGTCGCGTTCACCAGGCCGCTCACCCGAGGCCGCCGCGCTACGCGGCCTCGCCGAGGACCTGCGATCCCAGCTATACGCCGACGCGCCCCGCCTCATCGGCGACACCTCCGCCGAGGCGTGGAACCGAGCCAGAGTGCTCGCCACCACGGCGATCGGCCTGCTCACCTACCACGCCGCGATGGCCGAGCCGGGCACCCAGTCCCAGCGGATCGGCCACCTACTCGCGGCGCGAGACGCGCTGATGGCGCAGAACCTGCTCGACATCCTCGCCACCGAACGCGACCGCGGACCGGTCCTGGTCTGGGCCAACAACGCACACCTACAGCGACACCCGAGCCGGTGGGACACCCACTGGGAAGGCCAGGACCTCGCGGCACAGTGGAACGGCGCCGGCTCGATCGTCTCGCCACTGCTCGGCGACAGATACCTTTACGTGGCCGGAAGCCTCGGGGCGAGCGGCCCGGTCGGCCTCGGCCAACCGGAAGCCGGCACCTACGAGGAGCACCTCGGCCCGCAGACCGGCATCTTCGCACCGCCCGCCGACAGCGACTTGCGCGCCCGCGTGACGGACCTGCTCGGGTACTCCCCACTCGACGCCGGCACGATCGAGACCTGCGACGCGATCCTGCACATCGGCTCCGAACCCGGCGCGGCTGACGCAGCCCGCATCGCCGGCCGGCCCGGAGTAACCGAGACCCGGATCGAACCGGGCTCCGAGATGCCGCCCTACACCTGGGGCGACCGGTTCTTCTTCGCCGGCGAGGACCGCCGGATGCGACCGTTCGCCACGATTGTCGGACACGACGTCCCCGGCTTCGACGAACGATCCCGGCTGTCCGAGCCCGGACGATACCGGCTCAACATCGAGGTAGGGCGCGCCGAGTTCCGCAACCTGTTCGGCTACGGACCAGAGGAGTTCGCCGCCCACAGCGACAAGCTCGACTTCGCACAGACCGATCAACTGATGCCCCACCCCGCCTACGCCGTGCAGGGGTGGGCCAGCTTGGTCAACCCGGGTCCAGCCACCGCGGACGCGGTAGAACGGCTGCTGACACAAGCACGTGCCCGCGCCGCTGATCGCGAGCACCGCAGGAGTCGATGA
- a CDS encoding IS66 family transposase, whose protein sequence is MSGTPSIVELLERLAWMEARIVELERDNAGLRRENAVLRAENADLWARLGQDSSNSSRPPSSDGLAKPAPKSLRGRSGRRPGGQPGHEGRTLRQVDDPHERIAYEPAGCGGCGEGLDAAPVTGVAVREVFDLPEVGVRVTEHRLVSRRCRCGHVTAGQAPVGVDAPVQYGPRATAAAVYLQQALFGAQARTARAMGDLFGVPMSVGAVAVAHARAGDVLADSEFVDQVRDALVAAPVVHVDESGLRVAGRLHWTHVATTGRYTLVWVHPKRGRAGIDAGQVTSMTGIAVHDAWAPYDTYTPAGHQLCCAHLLRELAAAGEVAPQAVWPGQATDALLALKTAADTVRARDEAGIEPGLLAEQTSLFRQAALVAVKDHHHETSKTGRKLAALARRMRDRIDDYLRFSVDLRSPFDSNRAEQQIRMVKIRQKVSGSLRTLDGAQQFALIRSYLATATAHGRNTMHVLTELAAGRPWLPTTTATT, encoded by the coding sequence GTGTCCGGAACGCCGTCCATCGTTGAGCTGCTTGAGCGGCTTGCCTGGATGGAGGCTCGGATCGTTGAGCTTGAGCGGGACAACGCCGGGCTGCGGCGGGAGAACGCGGTGTTGCGGGCGGAGAACGCGGATCTGTGGGCCCGGCTGGGGCAGGATTCGTCGAACTCGTCGCGGCCGCCGTCGTCGGACGGCCTGGCCAAACCTGCGCCGAAGTCGTTGCGGGGGCGGTCGGGTCGGCGGCCGGGTGGGCAGCCCGGCCATGAGGGTCGTACGTTGCGGCAGGTGGATGATCCGCACGAGCGGATCGCGTACGAGCCGGCCGGTTGCGGTGGGTGCGGTGAGGGCCTGGATGCGGCGCCGGTGACCGGGGTGGCCGTCCGGGAGGTGTTCGACCTGCCGGAGGTCGGCGTGCGGGTGACCGAGCATCGGCTCGTGTCGCGGCGGTGCCGGTGCGGGCATGTCACCGCCGGCCAGGCTCCGGTAGGGGTGGATGCCCCGGTGCAGTACGGGCCGAGGGCCACCGCGGCTGCGGTGTATCTGCAGCAGGCGTTGTTCGGGGCGCAGGCCCGCACCGCGCGGGCGATGGGCGATCTGTTCGGGGTGCCGATGTCGGTCGGCGCGGTCGCCGTCGCGCACGCCCGCGCCGGTGACGTCCTGGCGGATTCGGAGTTCGTCGACCAGGTCCGTGACGCGCTCGTCGCGGCGCCGGTGGTGCACGTCGACGAGTCCGGGTTGCGGGTCGCGGGCAGGCTGCACTGGACGCATGTGGCCACCACCGGGAGATACACCCTGGTGTGGGTGCACCCGAAACGTGGCCGGGCGGGTATCGACGCCGGGCAGGTCACCTCCATGACGGGGATCGCCGTGCACGACGCGTGGGCGCCGTACGACACCTACACCCCGGCCGGACACCAGTTGTGCTGCGCGCACCTGTTGCGGGAGTTGGCCGCCGCTGGCGAGGTGGCACCGCAGGCGGTGTGGCCCGGTCAGGCGACCGACGCGCTACTGGCGCTCAAGACCGCCGCTGACACGGTCCGTGCCCGCGACGAGGCCGGGATCGAACCGGGCCTGCTGGCCGAGCAGACCAGCTTGTTCCGCCAGGCCGCCCTGGTCGCCGTCAAGGACCACCACCACGAGACATCGAAGACCGGCCGGAAACTCGCCGCCCTCGCCCGGCGGATGCGCGACCGGATCGACGACTACCTGCGCTTCTCGGTCGACCTACGGTCCCCGTTCGACAGCAACCGCGCCGAGCAGCAGATCCGCATGGTCAAGATCCGGCAGAAAGTATCCGGGAGCTTACGCACCCTCGACGGAGCGCAACAGTTCGCGCTGATCCGCTCCTACCTCGCCACCGCCACCGCACACGGCCGCAACACCATGCACGTCCTCACCGAACTCGCCGCCGGCCGTCCCTGGCTACCCACCACGACAGCCACCACCTGA
- a CDS encoding transposase — protein sequence MLPRVDMGELLLEVMTWQPQFPAAFTAVSGGEARLADLHVTIAAALTAHALNVGYNPVVSGAPALTRARISHVDQNYLRAETYAAANAPLIEAQAGIDLAQAWGGGLVAAVDGIRFVVPVRTIHARPNPKYFGRRRGTTWLNLISDQAVGLAGRVLSGTPRDSLHMIDLLFRQDGGRRPEVIVSDTGSYSDVVFALLRLLGFDYRPQLADLPDTKLWRIDQGADYGPLNATARGRIALDRVRRHWPDILRLVASIHVGAVNACDAMRMLQHGGQPTQLGDALAHFGRIFKTQHVLAYVDTASYRRNIKSIRNLQESRHSLARHVFHGRKGELHRAYTEGMEDQLGALGLVLNCITLWNTVYLDAALAQLRADGYPVLDADVPRLSPYVSAHINVHGHYSFHLPDLGGQRRRPLRNPDAG from the coding sequence ATGCTGCCGCGCGTCGACATGGGCGAGTTGCTGCTGGAGGTGATGACCTGGCAGCCGCAGTTCCCGGCGGCGTTCACCGCGGTGTCCGGCGGTGAGGCCCGGCTGGCCGACCTGCACGTCACGATCGCGGCCGCGCTGACCGCGCACGCGCTGAACGTCGGCTACAACCCGGTGGTGTCCGGGGCGCCGGCGCTGACCCGGGCCCGGATCAGCCACGTCGACCAGAACTACCTGCGCGCCGAGACGTACGCGGCGGCGAACGCCCCGCTGATCGAGGCGCAGGCCGGGATCGACCTCGCGCAGGCATGGGGCGGCGGCCTGGTCGCCGCGGTGGACGGCATCCGGTTCGTCGTGCCGGTCCGCACGATCCATGCCCGGCCGAACCCGAAATACTTCGGCCGGCGCCGCGGCACGACCTGGCTCAACCTGATCAGCGACCAGGCCGTCGGGCTGGCCGGGCGGGTGCTGTCAGGCACTCCACGCGACTCGCTGCACATGATTGACCTGCTGTTCCGGCAGGACGGCGGCCGCCGTCCCGAGGTGATCGTGTCGGACACCGGCTCCTACTCTGACGTGGTCTTCGCCCTGTTGCGGCTGCTCGGCTTCGACTACCGGCCCCAACTGGCCGACCTGCCCGACACCAAGCTGTGGCGCATCGACCAGGGCGCCGACTACGGGCCGTTGAACGCGACCGCCCGCGGCCGGATCGCCCTCGACCGGGTTCGCCGGCACTGGCCGGACATCCTGCGGCTGGTCGCCTCCATTCATGTTGGCGCGGTCAACGCCTGCGACGCGATGCGGATGCTGCAACACGGTGGCCAGCCCACCCAGCTCGGCGACGCCCTGGCCCACTTCGGCCGGATCTTCAAGACGCAGCACGTGCTTGCCTACGTCGACACCGCCTCCTACCGCCGGAACATTAAGAGCATCCGCAACCTGCAGGAGAGCCGGCACAGCCTCGCCCGGCACGTCTTCCACGGCCGCAAGGGCGAGTTGCACCGCGCCTACACCGAGGGTATGGAAGACCAGCTCGGCGCGCTCGGCTTGGTCCTGAACTGCATCACGCTGTGGAACACCGTCTACCTGGACGCGGCCCTGGCCCAGCTGCGCGCCGACGGGTACCCGGTCCTGGACGCCGACGTGCCGCGGCTCTCCCCATACGTCAGCGCCCACATCAACGTGCACGGCCACTACTCGTTCCACCTCCCCGACCTCGGCGGCCAGCGCCGGCGTCCGCTGCGCAACCCGGACGCAGGCTAG
- a CDS encoding tyrosine-type recombinase/integrase has protein sequence MHDRGDDSVEWLIEEFLTARATRKPSPHTLAAYRRDLRTVAALVAEEVTPPLPLGALVLEAVSPRVLRAAFARFAASRSAASVHRAWSTWNSFFSFLVADGIVGGNPMPAVGRPRAPLPQPKPLRGADTPEQLLTAVARPDGRQRDPWPERDLAVLALALCAGLRLSELLALRVGSLTGRAGERRLQVAGKGGRPRVVPIEPELDGLLLTFLDSRRRRFGSRSVAPGSPLLVDRRGEPLRRGGLQYLADSCYRRAGIGDRVPQGARLHALRHTFATRLAEDGASAAEIMRLLGHASLASSQAYIEVTASQQRAAVRSNRTHRALAGLAAAGQ, from the coding sequence ATGCATGATAGAGGGGATGATTCGGTAGAATGGTTGATCGAGGAGTTCCTGACCGCCCGGGCCACCCGCAAACCCTCCCCGCACACCCTGGCCGCCTACCGTCGGGATCTGCGCACGGTGGCGGCGCTGGTTGCGGAGGAGGTCACCCCTCCCCTCCCCCTCGGCGCCCTGGTGCTGGAAGCTGTCTCTCCCCGGGTCCTGCGGGCGGCGTTCGCGCGGTTCGCCGCTTCCCGGTCCGCCGCCTCGGTGCACCGGGCCTGGTCGACGTGGAACAGCTTTTTCAGCTTTCTTGTCGCCGACGGGATCGTCGGTGGCAACCCGATGCCGGCCGTGGGCCGACCCCGCGCCCCGCTCCCCCAACCCAAGCCACTGCGTGGCGCCGACACACCGGAGCAGTTGCTGACGGCGGTAGCCCGTCCCGACGGTCGACAGCGGGACCCGTGGCCGGAGCGGGACCTGGCGGTGTTGGCCCTGGCGCTGTGCGCGGGGCTACGGCTGTCGGAACTGCTGGCCCTGCGGGTCGGCTCGCTGACCGGCAGGGCCGGCGAGCGGCGGCTGCAGGTCGCTGGCAAGGGCGGGCGACCGCGGGTGGTGCCGATCGAGCCGGAGCTGGACGGGCTCCTGCTGACCTTTTTGGACAGTCGCCGTCGTCGCTTTGGTTCCCGTAGCGTAGCGCCGGGCTCCCCGTTGCTGGTGGACCGCCGGGGTGAGCCGCTGCGCCGGGGCGGGTTGCAGTACCTGGCGGACTCCTGCTACCGGCGCGCCGGCATCGGTGATCGGGTGCCGCAGGGTGCGCGCCTGCACGCGTTGCGGCACACGTTCGCGACGCGCCTGGCCGAGGACGGGGCGAGTGCGGCGGAGATCATGCGGTTGCTTGGGCACGCGTCGCTGGCGTCGTCGCAGGCGTACATCGAGGTGACGGCGAGTCAGCAGCGGGCGGCGGTACGGTCGAACCGGACGCACCGGGCGCTGGCGGGGTTGGCTGCGGCCGGGCAGTGA
- a CDS encoding FAD-binding oxidoreductase: MPAKRRSWWGWGYVEDAVTGAEAARLADRVRVLLPDADLTPHEPPPVAELELRQSRVSPPAALAHLCSTEQADRAAHAHGKAFRDVVRNLHGDVRYPPDLVARPASERDVVDVLDWCARAGVAVIPYGGGSSVVGGVEPRVGDGYPGVVSLDLGRLDRVLEVDRTSRAARVQAGVFGPALEDQLRPYDLTLRHFPQSFEFSTLGGWLATRAGGHYATVLTHIDDLVEALRVVTPAGISESRRLPASGAGPSPDRLFLGSEGALGVITEAWLRVQHRPRWRADTAVHFDEHDAAVAATRAIAQSGLHPGNCRLLDPAEALLNAGAATGGGVLVLGFESADHPVGPALERAVELCRDHGGTVPDPPRDHDASGPRGRGAVDAWRSSFLRMPYQRDALAARSMIVETFETACTWDRYPALRAGVLDAVGVALREVGAAGVVTCRLTHVYPDGPAPYFGVYAAGRWGGLLAQWDQIKHAVSEALLASGGTITHHHAVGRDHRPWYDRQRPDPVALALRASKAALDPSWVLNPGVLVDPGGVGGDLHLVPGRTAG; the protein is encoded by the coding sequence ATGCCCGCGAAGCGTCGTTCCTGGTGGGGCTGGGGATACGTCGAGGACGCGGTGACCGGCGCGGAGGCCGCGAGGCTGGCCGACCGGGTACGGGTCCTGCTACCCGACGCCGACCTGACCCCGCACGAACCGCCGCCGGTGGCCGAGTTGGAGCTGCGGCAGTCGCGGGTCAGCCCGCCGGCGGCGCTGGCACACCTGTGCTCGACCGAGCAGGCCGACCGGGCGGCGCACGCGCACGGCAAGGCGTTCCGGGATGTGGTCCGGAACCTGCACGGCGACGTGCGGTACCCGCCGGACCTGGTCGCCCGCCCAGCATCCGAACGGGATGTCGTCGACGTGCTGGATTGGTGCGCGCGGGCCGGCGTGGCGGTCATCCCCTACGGCGGCGGCTCGTCGGTCGTCGGCGGTGTGGAGCCCCGGGTGGGCGACGGCTACCCCGGCGTGGTCAGTCTCGACCTCGGCCGGCTCGACCGGGTGCTGGAGGTCGACCGGACCAGTCGGGCGGCTCGGGTCCAGGCCGGCGTGTTCGGTCCGGCGCTGGAGGATCAGCTCCGCCCGTACGACCTCACACTGCGGCACTTCCCGCAGTCGTTCGAGTTCTCCACGCTCGGCGGCTGGTTGGCGACGCGGGCGGGTGGGCACTACGCGACGGTTCTCACTCACATCGACGATCTGGTGGAGGCGCTGCGGGTGGTCACCCCGGCCGGCATCAGCGAGTCCCGGCGGTTGCCGGCCTCGGGTGCCGGGCCGTCGCCGGATCGGTTGTTCCTCGGCTCGGAGGGTGCGCTCGGTGTGATTACCGAGGCGTGGCTTCGGGTGCAGCATCGGCCGCGCTGGCGGGCGGACACGGCGGTGCACTTCGACGAGCATGACGCCGCGGTGGCAGCGACCCGGGCGATCGCCCAGTCCGGGCTGCATCCGGGCAACTGCCGGCTGCTCGACCCGGCGGAGGCGCTGCTCAACGCTGGCGCCGCCACCGGCGGCGGGGTGCTCGTGTTGGGCTTCGAGTCCGCGGACCATCCGGTCGGGCCTGCGCTGGAGCGGGCCGTGGAACTGTGCCGCGACCATGGCGGGACGGTGCCCGATCCGCCCCGGGACCACGACGCGTCCGGGCCTCGGGGGCGCGGCGCCGTGGACGCCTGGCGGTCGTCGTTTCTGCGGATGCCGTACCAGCGCGATGCGCTCGCGGCGCGGTCGATGATCGTGGAGACCTTCGAGACCGCCTGCACCTGGGACCGGTATCCGGCGCTGCGTGCCGGGGTGCTCGACGCGGTGGGCGTGGCGTTGCGGGAGGTGGGCGCGGCCGGCGTGGTCACCTGCCGGCTGACCCACGTGTACCCGGACGGGCCGGCTCCCTACTTCGGCGTGTACGCCGCCGGCCGGTGGGGTGGATTGCTCGCCCAGTGGGACCAGATCAAGCACGCCGTTTCCGAGGCTCTGCTCGCCTCGGGTGGCACGATCACTCACCACCATGCTGTCGGGCGCGACCATCGGCCCTGGTACGACCGGCAGCGTCCGGACCCGGTGGCGCTGGCGCTGCGCGCCTCGAAGGCCGCCCTCGATCCGTCGTGGGTGCTCAATCCCGGCGTTCTCGTTGATCCGGGAGGCGTGGGCGGCGATCTGCACTTGGTGCCCGGCCGTACGGCCGGGTAG